The genomic window agaaaaaaattatggaaaattttacacgaattacatttttcttggcaaaagcaaaatagaaaatctattttaatagataaagaagaaatagtctgttggagaagaaagtatttaaggcaaattaaggagtatcgaaaggaaggaagaaacatttattatttggatgaaacctggcttaacgaaggacacaccgtgagcaagtgctggcaggataaaaatgttggaagcTCCCGTCAGGCTTTTTTAGAAAGTTTATCGACTGGCTTGAAGTCTCCTTCTGGTAAAGTAAAGGCCACAGAttaataattacacatattatgtttccgaaatgatcaagtcaatttccgaaaattcaattattgttatgaacaatgccagctaccattcaagattaatagaaaaattaccatcatcctgctggcgaaaaggggaaataaaaaactggcttaccGAAAATAGTATTAGAGAAATACCTTTTGGAGATGATGCGATAAAAGCAGAACTTCTGACACtagttacagaaaataaatcaaaatataaaagacacgtTATTGACAAAATGGCAAAACAACACAATATAACTGTACTTCGTTTGCCACCTTACCATTGTgaattaaatcctatagagttaatttgggctcaagtaaaaggatttgtggcaagaaataataaaacctttaaattgaaagatgGGAGAGAACTTCTGAATGCAGCAGTGGATAACGTTACCCAAGAAAACTGGAGCAATGCTGTGAATCATgctataaaagaagaagaaaagttgTGGACCCTCGATAATCTTCTAGAAGAAACTGTCGAAcccttatatttatttatttatttatttatttatttatttatttatttaagtacaaggctctcctacagatagactaagcaatccaataacaggaaagcacaaagtatcttatgaatttaaatacaagtaagcgctttgccaaacattacattttcaccaaacctaacaaatacaccaagcaatataaaccaaactaacttatttaatagtaactcttataaacaataaagaggcatatatacatatgaataatgacaatagggaaaaaaaggacaatatttatcgttatttacgaaattaggtagaattttttaagtatcgcttaaatgaagccatactggagaaaaatatatcatcattcaaattagtttcttgaaaattattaaaactacgggcgcatctgaacaatggagagttagacaaatagtttgaagaatatcttgagatgctaaaggtcgatctattacgcaaaatataaggattaacgttgatatgtaaattttccagacagaaagggcagtctattaaattattaataattttataaatcaatattaaatcaaaattgtttctacgactctctaagggcttcataccataaaattttaagttatcatagtaagtaaaaaaatgtctctgtctattaaagcgaaaatttactatatttacaaactttcgttgaactctttcaatttggtcaatatatttgtgatacatcggattccaagccactgtcgcatattctatagtaggtttaacgaacgcattatataataatattaatgatgattgattactaaaaccctttgtaattcgagttataaaacctagattttttagagctttctgaacaatgttttctatatgaacgtcgaagagcagtctggaatccaacgtcacacctaaatccttaataaactccACATACTTCAGGATAGTGCCCCCGAGATAGACAtcacatttgttttgtgtctgagatagttttctgctaaaaagtatagaatgacatttttctggattaataaataatttatttaaggtacagtacctttcaaaatttgcaagatcagattgcagggcacgaaaatctgataccttcttgattgttgtaaagatttttaggtcatctgcatatgcaagatatCTACAGGTAGAGAAACATTGaccaatgtcatttaaaaaaattgagaacaaaATCGGTCCCAAGTGAGAACCTTGCGGTACTCCTGAAGTTACGGTTGTACAAGAAGACTTTACTCCATTTACGACAACGTACTGAGAGCGAtttgttagataacttttaatgaGTTTGAGCAGGGCCCCGTGCACACCGAAATTCTCCAACTTCACGAAAAGTGTAGGATGATGTACCTTATtaaaagccttggaaaagtcagtgTACACGGCACAAGTTTCCAGACCACTATCCATACTTTCGTTTATACTCTGAATAAATGGTATTAAGTTGGTTATTACcgatcttttttggaaaaagccatgttggttaacatcaatagcttctttgaccttaaagaataattgttttaacaacAAAGATTCAAAAAGTTTACCAAAGTGACTAAGTAGGGAAATAGGCCTGTAATTCCGTACATAAGTtttttctccagatttaaatacTGGCACAATTTGAgctgttttccaaatattaggaaaaatgcCGCTGGATAAAGAttgattatacaaaatatgcaaaggCTCGCACAAGCTAGGACaagacttcaaaaaaaatgaaggaaaaccgTCTGGACCAGGTCCCTTTTTAGGATCCATAGATATAAGTGCGGatttaatgtcatttatatcaatattgttAACTACAAAACATTCTTGACATTGACTAGGCTCAATTAAAGTTGGTGTATCAGAAGGTTCAAATACTCCactaaaatacttagaaaagaGTTCACTAATGTCAACACAATTCGAAGCTTCCtgatcattaaattttatttttattggtaagcttttagtgttttttttgttgtgaaaaaatgaccagaaatatttaacgtctttgacaatgtttatttctgttttataaatataatctttgTAATCATTGCGTATATTAATCTTTACTGTTTTGagtaaatttgaaaagttgtcGTAATCAGATTGTCTTCGGTACAGTTTCCACATTTTATGTgccttttgtttatttttaattagatagaTTGTGTGTTTGGAAAACCATAGAGGGTATTGTCCCTTATTGATCTTAATTCTAGGGATGTGGTTAATAACAATGTTATCTAAAACAGTATAAAAACATGCAATGTTAGAgtagaattaataatttcattgataGTGTCGTAATtggcattattaaattttaacttggtatatgaattactaataatgtttttctccgatattaaattaacatttatatccAAAGACATGTGATGGCTATCTTCAGGCACAAATGGatccatacttttatttacaataacttttgtagaattagaaataataaGATCCAGAATTTTATCACGAGCATTGAAGACGTGATTAAATTGCTTTagattattaaagtaaaaagcaTCAGAAAATGCTTTGCTGCAAGGATCAGTGGCGTTGATAGGCAATAAATCCTTAACATTCGGTTTTTGTGACCATATTAAATTAGGTAGATTAAAGTcacccattattaaaaaataactattaatgttagtgcttataatattttctagtttagacaaaaagtttagatagttaTTTACTGCCGCATGAGGTGGAATATAAACagtgcataaaaataattttctgtccCCCTCTATAGTAACGCTCACCCATATGTCTTCGATTATTGTGTTATAATTACACCACTTATTGACAAGTTCCGTGTGGTATACGTCACGAATCGCCAATAAGACACCGCCACCATCACTTTTGCCACTAATGTTAGCGTTCCTATCAAGTCTAAAAACATTATAGTTGTCAGGAAACAGCTCCGAGTCCAGAACGTTGGGATTTAACCAAGACTCGGTTATTGAGATACAGTCGTATAGACAGGTGCAGGCGGACTGATAAAAGTCTACTGTCTTTGTCCTAAGGCCTCTGGTGTTTtggtagtaaataaaaaattgctgagacgaagtcattaaaaaaaagaaaagttgtaAGTTGGCACAAGAAATCACAAAAGTACTAATTAGAAGATATGGTTTATAGTGATGCTAGCAAGGAAGACAGAGTGTgctcattaataatattaatggctTTGCTATTCTCGTCCCTCTTTATGAAAACTTTCATTTCTTTCACCCAACAAAATTTGAAGttagaatttttacaaaattccctAGCTTTCTTGTGAAGTTGCTTATAGTAGGGTGAAAGGTGTtcgttaacaaatatttttgagccATGTTCAAATCCTAAGTCTGTTGCCTTTAACCCGTGATTTCTTTTCAATTTAGCGGCATTAATAAATTCGTTTCTTTTAGCTGCGGATGAGAATTTGACCACTATgtttttgggttgggttgaacTGGGATATAGTTATAACAGTGAGAATATCTGATTCAGATAAAAACAATGAGAGTAATGAAAtgtgtgatttataaattgatttttttttgtatacttcgtaaatatttttatactaacatatgtaaatatggttaataaattaaaagatccttatatttatgtaccttttttataaatgacaagatatgtttggagagttgcattttttattggttggtattaaaaaaatgaaattttacaacaattttttaaacatttaaaaaacaatcatattgcggtattaatcaaatttttatatttcattttatttgccatagttttataatgaggcttttccgcttttaagaaatgtttcttgttaatttaataaatataggttatacctaccaaccatactttttctaaaaatctttatctaatagataatagataaaatccaacattatttatacatttttcataacagataattatttaacttaaaaattaaaatcaatatccatagttgggacgacactggcaacccgtttgtcataaaaatgaactcgaaaccattgttccgaattttacgacctattgaatttgagaccatacaggacttgtccacttaaaattggtaaaaacagcctggtttatcattttgttacatgtagaaaaatggaagacttaccctatatttatgctacttctgcacaaataatgaggcactgtgctctcaccaaaaaggaaatagagtatagtcATCAAACTTACTAAGGCAAAACAatcatgtaattttatttatcatataaacCATCCTCCTTTAGATTATGTGCAACAGATGTTTAGAGATTTAGGACCGTTATGTGATTCCTACCTAGACTTCACTGTACATATGAATCACATTACCGATAAATCTATAAAGTTCCTAGGATTCATTAAATGTAGTACCAGAAATTTTAATCACAGTACCTTCATTAAAGTATGTCTTCCCTATTTGGAGCCCAAACTATACGTTTCATATTCACAGGTTGGAAAGAGTTTAGCGTAAATTTTGCAGGTAAATTTTCTACAGCTTTTACAATGATCAAGAAATTTATTAGAAGACTCTCTGCTTAATCCTTGATCTTGAAACCTTATCAGCAAGAAGAAAGCAGAAAGCCCTAAAATTTCTCTATAGGTTAGTGCATTCAATCATTGATCGTCCATATCTTACTTCACAAATACCATCTCGCACTACATGTTCCCTCTAAACTATCCGTGCGCCTTTTTACAGGACAAATTATGCCAAACATTAATTCATTTCTTGAACATTTAAACTAAGCAATGAGCTACATAGCCTTGATTTTCTTCAACCTTTGAAGCTCTTCTGGAAGCTTTATCTGGCTTCATTTATAAGCTAATTTGATTGTCAATGAATCTTTGTATCCAGATATATTTAAAGGATATCgcgtttttttctaataattctataatagattttttgtcagtaaatattaaaatattttgtttcaaaaaaattgttgatatacatattatttataaaacaaaactttaatcccattaaaggaaaaaatatataaatttgataaaagataataaacttcaaaaagtgtacaaattaataattgacaacgattttttttatttaaatgctccataaacatttatttttcatttagaaataagaatattaagaacaaatttttgaaaaattaggcacaatttttttttaaataattttaagttctaAACGAAATATCATATAGTTTGTATAAATATATGAACAATTGTGAACAAAGCCCATAAACCTTTAAACtgcacaaaaatatattaaataaaaaaatattggtgaaatagataaattttgatacaaatataaaacatgttaattttaccaaaatatttaCCGGTCATTAATAAACCccaaaaccaaaatatttaaaataattagttaaaataataaccTGCATTGCACATTATAATAAATCAGGCACATTAACAGAAGGTCCCCGATAAATAACCAGCGAacataatcataataattgcGCATTAAAAACTTAACTAGAGCCCATACCACCGCAATCTGTCGATATCGACATTTcgttaaatggaaataaaaaaaactttgaatcgTTTTGCGCGATTTTAATGCGACGTACACACTGAAAACCGTATTGGACGACCGTATTTCCACGCCCCTAAAACTCCATTGGTCTGTTCGTTACCCCGAAACTTACGTTCACCCCTATAGGAAGGTTCgggttgtaaaacaaaatacgCTTTATAAAACCCTCTTCTGTTTCCCTCTCGCTTTTGGTTGTTTATTGCCGGTTTACGCTGTCTTTTTCTGGCATAAAGGTGGGATAAACTGAACTCACAGCTGGTTTTTGGGGGATGGCAATATTTTGAGGGAGCTTTCTGTATGCTTTTTCGCATTACTTGTTCAGCTTTCGGTCGACATGGATGTCCATAGGAAAGGTGGTGATACTGTGATCAAGTGCGAAACTGAAGTGAAATCTGTTAAACGACCTTTTGATGTTGCTTTTTTAATGTTGCCCGATGACAAGGTGAAAAAAGCGACGAAAATTGTGAAAAGTGCCAGTTTTGAACCAGACGTGACTTGTTACAATAACAACGATGAAGACGAGGACGTTGATATTGAAGAGGTGAAGGTGAACCATCAGAAATTTTTCACGCAAAAACAACAGATTTTTGACGATCccaatctaataaaaaacactaaatatGAACCTTTACGCAATCCAGAACAAAAAAGTGCTTTCACCAAAGTAAACCTAACAAAAGAGAGCCCTCGTATGTCACCAAACTTATCCTTAAGCCCAGACCTAACTTATCAAAGCTCCTTAAGCCCATCACCCCCCATAATCAACAGAAACTTCCCATATACCCAAAATATGCTTTTCAAAGCAAACCCAGGCATGTACCCAGCAAATTTCATGCCAGAATTTCCTCAACAAGAGCACCAGCTCATGCCGAAATTCCGACCAGCAATGTACCGTCCCGAATTGACTTACAACTATCAGCAGTTCCCAAATCATCAAGATCTACTAAAAACCGACCTCAAATTAACTCCGGACATCAGAAGTCCCGCCGCGGCTATCTTGACCTCACTCCTACCGCCCTCCCTAGCCGCCCTTAGCTTGCCAGGGCAAAATGTATGTGCCAAATGTAACATAACGTTTCGGATGACCTCGGATTTGGTATATCACATGAGGTCACATCATAAAAACGAGGCCGGGGATATGCACAAGAGACGTAGAGAAGAGAAATTGAAATGTCCGGTATGCGGAGAGTCGTTTAGGGAGAGACATCATCTGACCAGACATATGACCGCACATCAAGATAAGGATGATGATGACAAGGAGGCGAAGAAAGATCTGTAAGGGTTTATGTCATCTCTCGAGTCTATTAGGTTTATCGATGGcgatttattttctaaagaggGGAATTGTAGTTATTGGGTATATTGCTGGGGTTGTTTTcttgtatatatgtataaaaagaTGTTGTACTGTTTGGTTGTTAACTGGTTATTATGTGCAatatataatgattttaataaatactgaTATGATTATGCgagtgttttatttgtttaaggaatttttcagttttattccaaaaatcaacttaaaaaattgatagtttGATTTTGTCTAAGTTTAAacgtaatagaaaaaaaatgacaattttttaaagtttaataatcCATCTTAGAATTTAAGGTTAAGAATATCGAGCaggattataaatatttaatttattttattttgtatttttttagatcaATTGCCAGGAAACGTCTTTTAAGATCGTGTttagttttagaaattttaaaatattatacttactaacataattttaaactaattaaaaaaaataaaccttaaatcTTTGGAGATCAAACAATAACTAATATTCTTAGATTATGATTAGAAATATGAAAGctgttaaaattttgaattggattataaataatcaaattattattaaattttatttaagtatgtttttattattttagtattcttgaaaaaaactataaggaatttttttttaaatttatatatagaaATTTTCAAGTAAGCaagaatttatcaaaattaactttagtataaaataaaaaaatataacaaaaattaggaTTGTATTTATGTTAAtgaatttaaacattaaaaataataattcttataaaTGCAGAGTTAGAATGTAAAaagtgatttatttttaatattttattttaatatcttatttaaaacctaatttattatt from Anthonomus grandis grandis chromosome 13, icAntGran1.3, whole genome shotgun sequence includes these protein-coding regions:
- the LOC126743919 gene encoding zinc finger protein 488 translates to MDVHRKGGDTVIKCETEVKSVKRPFDVAFLMLPDDKVKKATKIVKSASFEPDVTCYNNNDEDEDVDIEEVKVNHQKFFTQKQQIFDDPNLIKNTKYEPLRNPEQKSAFTKVNLTKESPRMSPNLSLSPDLTYQSSLSPSPPIINRNFPYTQNMLFKANPGMYPANFMPEFPQQEHQLMPKFRPAMYRPELTYNYQQFPNHQDLLKTDLKLTPDIRSPAAAILTSLLPPSLAALSLPGQNVCAKCNITFRMTSDLVYHMRSHHKNEAGDMHKRRREEKLKCPVCGESFRERHHLTRHMTAHQDKDDDDKEAKKDL